The following proteins are encoded in a genomic region of Desulfosporosinus youngiae DSM 17734:
- a CDS encoding SDR family NAD(P)-dependent oxidoreductase → MTWEHKQVLITGAGGFIGSHLTEALVKAGAKVRVFIRYNSRDGRGNLEDLEPRLLEQIEMIAGDLRDADVIERSVKGCDAVFHLGALVGIPYSYKNPREVVETNILGTFNVLTAARDHGVERIVHTSTSEVYGSARYVPIDESHPLQGQSPYSASKIGADKLAESFYASFDLPVVTVRPFNCYGPRQSARAVIPTLITQALACQEIRLGNTDTLRDFTFVTDTAEGFIKAAQSSAGLGKVINIGSGKEISIGQLAQVITSTIQSKAKIVVDEERVRPSRSEVNRLLADNRLAKETIGWEPQVSLEEGVRRTVVWIASHMNRFQIGKYQI, encoded by the coding sequence ATGACTTGGGAGCACAAACAGGTTTTGATTACAGGAGCTGGTGGATTTATTGGCAGTCACTTGACTGAGGCCTTGGTTAAAGCAGGGGCCAAAGTTCGTGTTTTTATTCGATATAATTCCAGAGATGGTCGGGGGAACCTAGAAGATTTAGAGCCAAGGTTGCTTGAACAGATCGAAATGATTGCGGGAGACCTACGTGATGCAGATGTAATCGAGAGATCTGTTAAAGGATGTGACGCAGTTTTTCACCTAGGGGCTTTAGTGGGAATTCCGTATTCCTATAAAAATCCTCGTGAAGTTGTAGAAACAAATATTTTAGGAACCTTTAATGTTCTAACTGCGGCCCGGGATCATGGTGTCGAGCGTATTGTTCACACTTCAACCAGTGAAGTATATGGTTCAGCACGATATGTCCCGATTGACGAGTCTCATCCTCTCCAGGGTCAGTCTCCGTATTCAGCCAGTAAAATTGGCGCGGATAAGTTGGCTGAAAGTTTTTATGCCTCTTTTGATCTACCCGTCGTAACAGTAAGACCGTTCAATTGCTATGGACCGAGACAATCCGCCCGGGCCGTCATACCGACGCTTATTACTCAAGCACTTGCTTGTCAGGAAATACGTCTTGGAAATACAGATACACTTCGTGATTTTACCTTCGTAACAGATACAGCTGAGGGATTTATAAAAGCTGCTCAGAGCTCAGCAGGGCTTGGAAAGGTCATTAATATTGGTTCAGGAAAAGAAATATCGATTGGACAGCTAGCGCAGGTTATCACAAGTACCATTCAGAGCAAAGCAAAAATTGTGGTAGATGAGGAGCGAGTTCGCCCGAGCAGAAGCGAAGTAAATCGACTTTTAGCCGATAATCGCTTGGCTAAGGAAACAATTGGGTGGGAACCTCAGGTGTCACTGGAAGAAGGAGTTAGAAGAACGGTTGTATGGATTGCCAGCCATATGAATCGTTTTCAAATTGGGAAATACCAAATTTAA
- a CDS encoding sugar phosphate nucleotidyltransferase: MQTIILAGGRGSRLDPYTRILPKPLFPIGDKPIAHILVNQLKHADFTEIIMCLGYLADFIKLYFKDGSDFGLKIRYSTETVPLGTAGPLKIVNNLEEDFLVVNGDELTTLDFRALYEHHIAMKADMTVAVHKKAVYSAFGVLEVKDGQVTAYSEKPTLNYWASMGIYVVNKRILSLIPDNERYDMPDLVQTLLSQHAQVVSYESDDLWFDIGTPADLEKAKEVLGS; encoded by the coding sequence ATGCAAACAATCATTTTAGCAGGAGGGAGAGGGTCACGACTAGACCCGTATACCCGAATTTTGCCAAAGCCCCTTTTTCCCATTGGGGATAAACCAATTGCCCATATTCTTGTCAATCAACTAAAGCATGCGGATTTTACTGAGATAATTATGTGTTTAGGATATCTCGCAGATTTCATCAAGCTTTACTTTAAAGATGGCAGTGACTTTGGTCTAAAAATTCGCTATTCTACGGAAACAGTTCCTCTTGGCACGGCGGGTCCCTTGAAAATTGTCAACAATTTGGAAGAGGATTTTCTTGTCGTCAATGGAGATGAATTGACGACCCTAGATTTCCGAGCGCTGTATGAGCATCATATTGCGATGAAAGCAGACATGACGGTGGCGGTACACAAGAAGGCCGTTTATTCAGCGTTTGGGGTTTTAGAAGTTAAAGATGGCCAGGTGACTGCCTATTCGGAAAAACCAACTCTTAACTATTGGGCGAGTATGGGCATTTACGTCGTTAATAAGCGGATTCTTTCCTTGATTCCTGATAATGAACGCTATGATATGCCCGATCTCGTTCAGACTCTCCTTTCGCAGCATGCCCAGGTAGTGAGCTATGAAAGCGATGACCTTTGGTTTGACATTGGGACACCGGCAGATCTCGAAAAGGCGAAAGAGGTTTTAGGGAGCTAG
- a CDS encoding dTDP-4-dehydrorhamnose reductase family protein, which yields MRKVLILGGSGMLGHTLFRHLAQDIRLDVYATVRSAEDLSDWLSTDWRKKVLKNVDALNSDSLTKVFTDVSPDLVVNCIGVIKQIPKAQDPLATITTNALLPHRIALLCRAVGSRLIHVSTDCVFDGEKGGYLEGDVSNAHDLYGRTKFLGEVAYPHCITLRTSIIGHELKGNYGLVEWFLSQKARVRGFRRAIYSGLPTSELARIIADYVIPNSKMKGLYHVSSDPISKYELLKLINVQYDKNIEIEPEDSIRLDRSLDSTRFRSLTGYNPPSWPDLVRGMHQDYLQGPYQTGKAKGDRNEDIR from the coding sequence ATGAGAAAGGTATTGATTTTGGGAGGGTCGGGAATGCTGGGGCATACCTTGTTTCGTCATCTGGCGCAGGATATAAGGCTGGATGTCTATGCTACAGTCCGCTCCGCTGAGGATCTTTCCGATTGGCTGTCAACGGATTGGCGGAAAAAGGTGCTCAAAAATGTTGATGCTCTGAATTCAGATAGCCTGACCAAGGTTTTCACGGATGTATCGCCAGACCTTGTAGTGAATTGTATCGGAGTAATTAAGCAAATACCAAAGGCTCAAGACCCACTCGCAACGATTACGACTAACGCACTGTTGCCTCACAGAATTGCTTTGCTTTGCCGTGCTGTAGGTTCGCGCTTAATTCATGTCAGCACAGATTGTGTCTTTGATGGAGAGAAAGGCGGATATCTGGAAGGGGATGTTTCTAATGCCCATGATCTTTATGGCAGGACAAAATTCCTCGGTGAAGTAGCCTATCCCCATTGTATTACCCTGCGCACATCGATTATTGGACATGAATTGAAAGGAAACTATGGTTTAGTGGAATGGTTTTTAAGTCAAAAGGCAAGGGTTCGTGGGTTCCGGCGAGCCATTTATTCCGGTCTTCCAACCAGCGAATTGGCGCGAATTATTGCCGATTACGTGATCCCTAATTCAAAAATGAAGGGACTTTACCACGTATCTTCTGATCCAATTTCTAAATATGAGCTGCTGAAACTTATCAATGTTCAGTACGATAAGAACATTGAAATCGAACCAGAGGATAGTATCAGACTCGATCGGTCATTGGATTCAACACGCTTCCGCTCTTTAACAGGCTATAATCCACCTTCATGGCCCGACTTAGTACGCGGAATGCATCAGGATTATTTGCAGGGCCCCTATCAAACCGGCAAAGCCAAGGGGGATAGAAATGAAGATATTCGATAA
- a CDS encoding polysaccharide biosynthesis protein, with protein sequence MKIFDNKVIVITGGTGSLGKVLTRRLLNKELGSPKKIIIFSRDEAKQHAMRVEYQHKCSVTDEVIYDNFARLIEFRIGDIRDYHSVCAVLREADIVVNAAALKQVPSCEYFPFEAVQTNVIGPENIIRAIRENNLKIETVVGVSTDKACKPVNAMGISKALQERIFIAANVTLPQTRFICVRYGNVLASRGSVIPLFHEQIKHGGPVTITTKEMTRFLLPLESAVDTIFAVLQGARPGEIFIPKIPAALIEDVAKALMGDRKIAIKYTGIRPGEKVHEIMISEEEGWRTYDRGDYYAIKPMLPELLKPEPGLQALSKEYSSGDFLMTFEETVALLQKHRLLIGQENRETGEFLR encoded by the coding sequence ATGAAGATATTCGATAACAAAGTAATTGTCATTACCGGCGGCACAGGTTCATTGGGTAAGGTATTAACTCGCCGGCTTTTAAATAAGGAGCTTGGCTCCCCTAAAAAAATCATCATCTTTTCGCGTGATGAGGCTAAACAACATGCTATGAGAGTTGAATATCAGCATAAGTGCAGTGTTACTGATGAAGTGATCTATGACAATTTTGCTCGACTCATAGAGTTTAGAATAGGAGATATCCGTGATTATCATTCCGTCTGCGCTGTATTAAGGGAAGCGGATATAGTGGTCAATGCCGCAGCCCTTAAACAGGTTCCTTCTTGCGAGTATTTCCCGTTTGAAGCGGTGCAAACTAATGTGATTGGTCCGGAAAATATCATCCGTGCTATTCGTGAAAATAATCTTAAAATTGAAACTGTAGTTGGAGTCTCTACGGATAAGGCTTGCAAACCGGTGAATGCCATGGGGATATCTAAAGCTTTACAAGAGCGAATCTTTATAGCAGCGAATGTGACACTTCCCCAGACCAGATTTATTTGTGTGCGTTATGGTAATGTACTGGCCTCCAGAGGGTCTGTAATTCCTTTGTTCCATGAACAAATTAAGCATGGCGGCCCGGTTACTATTACGACTAAGGAGATGACTAGGTTTTTATTGCCTCTAGAGAGTGCGGTGGACACCATTTTTGCGGTTCTGCAGGGCGCTCGGCCCGGGGAAATATTCATCCCTAAAATTCCTGCGGCGCTTATAGAAGATGTCGCGAAGGCTTTGATGGGAGATCGAAAGATCGCCATAAAGTATACAGGAATTCGTCCGGGCGAAAAAGTTCATGAAATTATGATTTCTGAAGAAGAGGGTTGGAGGACCTATGATCGTGGTGATTATTATGCGATTAAGCCTATGCTTCCAGAACTGCTGAAGCCGGAACCCGGCTTGCAGGCATTGTCCAAAGAATATAGTTCGGGTGATTTCCTGATGACCTTCGAAGAGACGGTAGCTTTATTGCAGAAGCATCGGCTCTTGATAGGTCAAGAAAATCGAGAAACAGGTGAATTTTTAAGATGA
- a CDS encoding glycosyltransferase family 2 protein — translation MKKKYRITCICQIYNELCKDNLERFVKYVLPAIDNLVVYDDGSTDGSYEYMLKQTPHVLRGTKNDFVNERSHKQLMLQEALKLNPDFILWLDADEVLTANAAEKLQELCAKCEEDQYDAVNMHEINIWRSHSWQRLDSLYDKGWFCRLWRVVPGICFKDTKPGLHQPLFPSTIRNVMWTLDVQVLHYGFSSQQRLAYKYLVYKSHGQRGYDMLDRLISEEKLVVAKVPRELFPEGLWLDDDEPKSMTFLESLTYVEEYRAEVFKPRFSIVCLVYKSVAWLKFVYEQVFKYTDMSDKEFFFVANDANPAVLSYLRDNYIPHYVFENTPEQQKEWYVNNVYRAYNFAVSKAQGDFVIFINSDMAFTPGWMDSLWRAYNGENCVTSRLVESGKLRSGQYGVERDFGRDYSSYQEKEFQEFARDLAEPKLLDGGLFMPLLIRKKHFEQVGGYPEGQVLLGSDFDHPVIAKRGEACISGDTVLMLKLKTIGIKHQTAFDSLAYHFQWGELDSSETLAAVPGKMKVAVCNDFLTGSMGEEVLRNFHLESLPASVSIDRHIVGAEGDYATKARNYIRGHCPEVEVILQHATYVNTVDESRYTIGFLQDNLRAMGKPNNQHEENLRRANKLVANSIQTAQSYPEYDFEIIPTGADQEAKQKWHRLLMSAFKELMIAKFKDKKEVKRHKVSIIITTFQRTHLLRWGLYSLSLQTMPFEFETIVVNDGLPDETEEICNEFKEKLNLKYIFTGQRNLNGKSIWRVPGFAINIGVKQSSGDILVMCCAEMLHVNQTIDRLTKPILDNPKLMGIPIGKDDRTGALLECINKNNGIFDLPTFNNCVDLTTTMPFLIALHRSQFMEIGGYDEDFIGIAYDDRDFMDRLLKNGCQYCQTDAMTVHLYHPRADGYYEGGGPPEWDYNKNLFFSRIGQIVRNEGREWGKL, via the coding sequence ATGAAAAAAAAATATCGTATTACTTGTATTTGCCAAATCTATAATGAACTGTGCAAAGACAACCTAGAACGGTTTGTAAAATATGTTCTGCCAGCTATAGATAATTTGGTTGTCTATGATGACGGCAGTACAGATGGCAGCTATGAATATATGCTCAAACAAACACCCCATGTACTCAGGGGAACTAAAAATGATTTTGTCAACGAGCGAAGCCATAAGCAACTTATGCTCCAAGAAGCTTTGAAGCTAAATCCGGATTTTATCTTGTGGTTGGATGCCGATGAGGTCTTAACTGCCAATGCCGCTGAAAAGCTTCAGGAATTGTGTGCCAAATGTGAAGAAGATCAGTATGATGCGGTGAACATGCATGAGATAAACATTTGGCGCAGTCATTCTTGGCAGCGCTTAGACAGCCTCTATGATAAGGGGTGGTTCTGCCGCCTCTGGCGAGTTGTTCCCGGCATTTGCTTTAAGGATACAAAACCTGGACTTCACCAACCACTGTTTCCGTCGACGATTCGGAATGTGATGTGGACTCTTGATGTTCAAGTATTACACTATGGTTTTTCCTCGCAGCAGCGTTTGGCTTATAAGTATCTGGTTTACAAGTCTCACGGGCAACGCGGTTATGATATGCTTGATCGTTTAATCAGTGAGGAAAAGCTCGTTGTAGCAAAAGTTCCCCGAGAACTTTTTCCGGAAGGTCTCTGGCTTGATGACGATGAGCCTAAATCAATGACCTTTTTGGAGTCCTTAACCTATGTTGAAGAATACCGGGCAGAAGTGTTTAAACCAAGATTCTCTATTGTTTGTTTAGTCTATAAAAGTGTGGCGTGGTTAAAATTTGTTTATGAGCAGGTCTTTAAATATACGGATATGTCAGATAAAGAGTTTTTCTTTGTAGCGAATGATGCGAACCCCGCAGTGCTCAGTTATTTAAGGGATAATTATATTCCGCATTATGTTTTTGAGAATACTCCTGAACAGCAAAAGGAATGGTATGTCAATAATGTTTATCGTGCTTACAATTTTGCGGTCAGCAAAGCTCAGGGGGATTTTGTCATCTTCATTAATTCAGATATGGCCTTTACGCCAGGTTGGATGGATAGCCTGTGGCGGGCTTATAATGGAGAAAACTGTGTGACATCTCGATTAGTGGAGTCTGGGAAGCTGCGCAGTGGTCAATATGGTGTGGAAAGGGACTTCGGCCGGGATTATTCGTCCTATCAAGAAAAGGAATTTCAAGAGTTTGCTCGCGATTTGGCAGAACCTAAATTGTTGGATGGAGGCTTATTTATGCCTCTCTTAATTCGTAAGAAGCATTTTGAACAAGTGGGAGGCTATCCGGAAGGGCAGGTTCTCTTAGGAAGTGATTTTGACCATCCGGTTATTGCTAAAAGGGGAGAGGCCTGTATATCCGGAGATACCGTCTTAATGCTAAAGCTTAAAACCATAGGTATAAAGCATCAAACGGCGTTTGACAGTCTAGCCTATCATTTTCAGTGGGGTGAACTTGATAGTTCGGAAACCTTGGCAGCTGTACCGGGGAAAATGAAAGTTGCGGTATGCAATGATTTTCTCACAGGATCAATGGGAGAAGAGGTATTGCGGAATTTTCATCTGGAATCTTTACCTGCGTCAGTGAGTATAGATAGGCATATTGTCGGGGCTGAGGGAGACTATGCCACAAAGGCCCGAAACTATATCCGAGGACATTGCCCCGAAGTAGAAGTAATCCTTCAACATGCGACCTATGTTAATACTGTCGACGAATCACGCTATACGATTGGGTTCTTACAAGACAATCTTCGAGCCATGGGCAAGCCAAATAACCAGCACGAGGAAAATTTGCGTAGGGCCAATAAGCTTGTTGCAAATTCTATTCAAACGGCACAGTCTTATCCGGAGTATGATTTTGAGATAATTCCTACAGGCGCGGATCAGGAAGCTAAACAAAAATGGCATCGATTGCTGATGAGTGCCTTTAAGGAGCTTATGATTGCCAAATTCAAGGATAAAAAAGAGGTCAAACGACACAAAGTATCCATTATCATAACAACCTTTCAGCGAACTCATTTATTAAGGTGGGGACTTTATTCATTATCCTTGCAGACCATGCCATTTGAGTTTGAAACAATCGTTGTTAATGATGGCTTACCGGATGAAACAGAAGAGATTTGCAATGAATTTAAGGAAAAACTCAACTTGAAGTATATTTTTACCGGGCAAAGAAATCTTAACGGTAAATCGATTTGGCGGGTACCTGGGTTTGCTATTAATATTGGAGTCAAGCAATCCTCTGGGGATATTTTAGTCATGTGTTGCGCCGAAATGCTCCATGTTAACCAAACTATAGATAGGCTTACCAAGCCTATCTTGGATAACCCTAAATTGATGGGTATACCAATTGGAAAGGATGATCGTACTGGGGCCCTTCTGGAGTGTATCAATAAGAATAACGGAATTTTTGATCTGCCTACGTTCAATAATTGTGTAGATCTAACGACAACAATGCCCTTTCTGATTGCCTTACATCGCAGTCAGTTTATGGAGATTGGTGGTTATGATGAAGATTTTATAGGGATTGCTTATGATGATCGGGATTTTATGGATAGATTACTGAAAAACGGTTGTCAATACTGTCAGACGGACGCGATGACGGTACATTTGTACCATCCCAGAGCAGACGGCTATTATGAGGGCGGGGGTCCTCCGGAATGGGACTATAATAAAAATCTGTTCTTTTCCAGGATTGGTCAAATCGTCAGAAATGAAGGCAGGGAGTGGGGAAAACTATAA
- a CDS encoding CsxC family protein: MSHQKNCSHQWTQHAPFIPNWVRGTPSPKVCPQPIPPVSPNPTFPSNAILQMCTPLQFEKSGPNSVVVTVSIPAESVITLPTKALEIKLIKKNLKITQSHFLNCVPSEPGIPHDTPKLFLEGFVRKDIQYSEAVHQTSTTVSGVMKDFLVDIPISCVIDLGKHLIFPPIYYDQQKEYGFANSITLPSGCLSNNLPEFNLLSRQFYNQSPACQLLFSQINEMDHALDRLPLQGGPLEECTFTTLQEKMIILIQLRLTFPTQINYPDDPCSCHPKKDKCSDLNLLFNKISTILAKLNRIIKGPHVALLLLQNKHFL; this comes from the coding sequence TTGTCTCATCAGAAGAATTGCTCTCATCAATGGACTCAACATGCTCCTTTTATCCCTAATTGGGTTCGGGGGACTCCCTCCCCCAAAGTATGCCCTCAGCCTATTCCGCCGGTCTCTCCAAATCCGACGTTTCCAAGTAATGCAATACTGCAAATGTGCACTCCTCTGCAATTTGAGAAATCAGGTCCCAATTCAGTCGTAGTAACGGTATCGATCCCTGCGGAGTCGGTTATCACTTTACCCACAAAGGCTTTAGAAATTAAATTGATTAAAAAAAATCTAAAAATAACTCAGAGTCACTTCCTTAATTGCGTCCCCTCAGAACCTGGAATACCCCACGATACTCCCAAATTGTTTCTCGAAGGTTTTGTACGCAAGGATATTCAATATTCAGAAGCAGTGCATCAAACTTCCACCACGGTATCAGGCGTAATGAAAGATTTCCTTGTGGATATACCCATTTCATGTGTCATTGACCTAGGCAAGCATCTCATATTTCCACCTATCTATTATGATCAACAGAAGGAATACGGTTTTGCTAACTCGATAACGCTTCCTTCAGGGTGTTTATCCAACAACCTTCCAGAGTTTAACCTTTTGAGCCGTCAATTTTATAACCAATCACCCGCCTGCCAACTGCTTTTCAGTCAAATCAACGAAATGGACCATGCACTCGACCGCCTGCCGCTGCAAGGTGGTCCCCTTGAAGAATGTACTTTTACAACCCTGCAAGAGAAGATGATCATTTTGATCCAACTCCGACTCACCTTTCCAACCCAGATCAATTATCCGGACGATCCGTGCAGCTGTCATCCTAAAAAAGATAAATGTAGCGATTTGAACCTATTGTTTAATAAAATAAGTACCATACTAGCGAAGCTTAATCGAATAATAAAAGGGCCACATGTGGCCCTTTTATTATTACAAAACAAGCACTTCTTATAG